The following coding sequences lie in one Blattabacteriaceae bacterium genomic window:
- the secA gene encoding preprotein translocase subunit SecA (functions in protein export; can interact with acidic membrane phospholipids and the SecYEG protein complex; binds to preproteins; binds to ATP and undergoes a conformational change to promote membrane insertion of SecA/bound preprotein; ATP hydrolysis appears to drive release of the preprotein from SecA and deinsertion of SecA from the membrane; additional proteins SecD/F/YajC aid SecA recycling; exists in an equilibrium between monomers and dimers; may possibly form higher order oligomers; in some organisms, there are paralogous proteins that have been found to be nonessential but do function in secretion of a subset of exported proteins) yields the protein MNFKKIFNRFIGGKNEKELRVIKENYLNKIKEKEPIIASFSYERLRSRTEEFKIKIRENTKKIIEKIKELEKKVQNTHFYTQEKIEIDRLKKEQLKIERDTLELILPEAFALVKDTARRFRESNTICVIATPFDRRLSREKNYVTLLGDKAIWKNTWDVLGKTVVWDMVHYDVQLIGGVVIQLGKIAEMATGEGKTLVATLPIYLNALVGRGVHIVTVNDYLAKRDAAWMAPIMEFHGLRVDCIDKYLPNTSSRKKAYEADITYGTNSEFGFDYLRDNMAKLPEEVVQRDLHYAIVDEVDSVLIDEARTPLIISGSENQNNRNIYDKFKPKVVHLIERQSMELSKILKEACYLLKSGDKEKGGFKLLQVYRGLPKFKTLIKVLQEENVRFILQKTEDKYMRDNNREMPKVDYGLYFVIDEKNNSVDLSEKGIESISKEENDPNFFLLPDINAEIALLEKKMLNQVEENFQKEEMLKNFSIKLERLHILNQLLKAYTLFERDVDYVLVDNQVKIVDKKTGRIMEGRRYSDGLHQAIEAKENVKIESSSKVFATISLQNYFRIYENISGMTGTAATESSEFWQIYKLEVVVIPTNFPVQRVDSQDFIFKTMREKYNAIVNDIFRLSQKEKRPVLIGTSSIEVSELLSRMLISRNIPHNVLNAKQHKKEAEIISKAGIYGVVTISTNMAGRGTDIKLSPEVKDSGLAILGTERHDSRRIDRQLRGRAGRQGDPGSSQFYVSIEDNLIRLFSGSSNLAKLMDRFGHKEGDVIQHPLVTRSIENAQKKVEENNFSIRKRLLEYDDVMNKQREIISKKRQNVLFRKNIHLDISMMLYDLLYDLLKSKEVKNIEQKLNSLLKIEFTIDLEKFSPNESLDVIYKKIINIYTERKESLSEKIKKIIYGIKECLQVTIPISDGTRIFYLTSDLGRLYESRAFMEDIEKMVILEIIDEKWKDHINNMDNLRSYVQNSIYEQKDPLLIYKREAFHLFQRVIFEINKGALSFLFRVYIPPILEK from the coding sequence ATGAACTTTAAAAAAATATTTAATAGGTTTATTGGGGGGAAAAACGAAAAAGAACTTAGAGTAATTAAAGAAAACTACTTAAATAAGATAAAAGAAAAAGAGCCTATTATAGCATCGTTTTCCTATGAGAGATTACGATCTAGGACTGAGGAATTTAAAATTAAAATTAGAGAAAATACCAAAAAAATTATAGAAAAAATTAAAGAACTTGAAAAAAAAGTTCAAAATACTCATTTTTACACTCAAGAAAAAATTGAGATTGATAGATTAAAAAAAGAGCAATTAAAGATTGAAAGAGATACCCTAGAACTGATCCTTCCTGAAGCTTTTGCTTTAGTAAAAGATACTGCAAGAAGATTTAGAGAAAGCAATACGATTTGCGTTATTGCGACGCCTTTTGATCGGCGTCTTTCTAGAGAAAAAAATTATGTAACCCTTTTAGGTGATAAAGCTATATGGAAAAACACTTGGGATGTTTTAGGTAAAACGGTTGTTTGGGATATGGTCCATTACGACGTTCAGCTTATTGGAGGCGTAGTTATACAACTAGGAAAAATTGCTGAAATGGCAACTGGCGAAGGAAAAACTCTAGTAGCCACTTTACCAATTTATCTTAATGCTCTTGTAGGTAGAGGGGTCCATATCGTTACTGTTAATGATTATCTAGCTAAAAGGGATGCTGCTTGGATGGCTCCAATTATGGAATTTCATGGATTAAGAGTAGATTGTATTGATAAATATCTTCCTAATACTTCCTCTAGGAAAAAAGCATATGAAGCTGACATTACTTATGGTACTAACAGTGAATTTGGTTTTGATTATTTGCGGGATAACATGGCAAAACTACCTGAAGAAGTAGTTCAACGTGATCTTCATTATGCTATTGTTGATGAGGTAGATTCAGTTTTAATAGACGAAGCAAGAACCCCATTGATTATATCTGGATCAGAAAATCAAAACAATCGTAATATCTACGATAAGTTCAAACCTAAAGTAGTTCATTTAATTGAACGTCAGAGTATGGAACTTAGCAAAATTCTTAAAGAAGCTTGTTATCTCCTTAAATCAGGAGATAAGGAGAAAGGAGGATTTAAACTCCTTCAAGTATATAGGGGATTACCAAAATTCAAAACCTTAATTAAGGTTTTACAGGAAGAAAATGTTCGTTTTATTTTGCAAAAAACAGAAGATAAATACATGCGGGATAACAATAGGGAAATGCCAAAAGTTGATTATGGACTGTATTTTGTTATTGACGAAAAGAATAATTCTGTTGACCTTTCTGAAAAAGGTATTGAATCTATCTCTAAAGAGGAAAACGATCCTAATTTTTTTCTTCTACCCGATATAAATGCAGAGATTGCACTTCTGGAGAAAAAAATGCTTAATCAGGTAGAAGAAAATTTCCAAAAAGAGGAAATGTTAAAAAATTTCTCCATTAAATTGGAGCGTTTGCATATACTTAATCAATTACTTAAAGCTTATACTCTCTTTGAGAGAGATGTAGACTATGTTTTAGTCGATAACCAAGTAAAAATTGTAGATAAAAAAACTGGACGGATTATGGAAGGAAGACGTTATTCTGATGGATTACATCAAGCTATTGAAGCAAAAGAAAACGTTAAAATAGAATCTTCCAGCAAAGTTTTTGCTACAATTAGCTTGCAGAATTATTTCAGAATATATGAAAATATTTCTGGAATGACGGGAACTGCAGCTACAGAGTCTAGCGAATTTTGGCAAATCTATAAACTAGAAGTAGTAGTTATCCCAACTAATTTTCCGGTACAGAGAGTAGATTCTCAAGATTTTATATTTAAAACAATGCGTGAAAAATACAATGCTATTGTTAATGATATTTTTAGACTTTCTCAGAAAGAGAAGCGGCCTGTGTTAATAGGAACTTCTTCTATAGAAGTTTCTGAACTTCTTAGTAGGATGTTAATAAGCCGAAATATTCCTCACAATGTATTAAATGCTAAACAACATAAAAAAGAAGCTGAAATTATTTCTAAAGCTGGTATTTACGGAGTTGTAACTATTTCGACAAATATGGCTGGACGAGGAACTGACATTAAATTATCTCCAGAAGTTAAAGATTCTGGTTTGGCTATCTTGGGTACAGAGAGACACGATTCTCGAAGAATCGATAGACAATTAAGAGGGAGGGCAGGACGTCAAGGAGATCCTGGAAGTTCTCAATTTTATGTTTCTATAGAGGATAATCTTATACGTCTTTTTTCTGGATCAAGTAATTTAGCTAAACTAATGGACCGTTTTGGTCATAAAGAGGGTGATGTGATTCAACATCCTTTGGTAACTCGTTCTATAGAAAATGCTCAAAAAAAAGTTGAAGAGAATAATTTCAGCATTCGAAAAAGATTACTAGAGTATGATGATGTAATGAATAAACAAAGAGAAATAATTTCTAAAAAAAGACAAAATGTTTTATTTAGGAAAAATATTCATTTAGATATTTCTATGATGCTTTATGATCTCCTATATGATTTACTTAAAAGTAAAGAGGTAAAAAATATTGAACAAAAGTTGAATAGTCTCTTAAAAATAGAATTTACCATTGATTTAGAGAAGTTTTCTCCAAATGAATCCCTTGATGTAATATACAAAAAAATAATTAATATTTATACAGAAAGAAAAGAATCTCTATCTGAAAAGATTAAAAAAATTATTTACGGTATTAAAGAATGCCTTCAAGTAACCATTCCGATTTCTGATGGAACTAGAATTTTTTATCTTACTTCAGATTTAGGGAGACTTTACGAAAGTCGTGCTTTTATGGAAGATATTGAAAAAATGGTAATATTAGAAATTATAGACGAAAAGTGGAAAGATCATATCAATAATATGGATAATCTACGTAGTTATGTTCAAAACTCTATTTACGAACAAAAAGATCCTCTTTTAATCTATAAAAGAGAAGCTTTTCATCTTTTTCAAAGAGTTATTTTTGAAATTAACAAAGGAGCTTTGTCTTTCCTTTTTAGGGTCTACATTCCTCCCATTTTAGAAAAATAA